A window of Nocardia arthritidis genomic DNA:
AGGTCGGCGGCACCGCGCTGGCGCTGGACGTCACCGCCCCCGACGCCGCGGAGAAGCTCGCCGAATTCGCCACCGAACGCTTCGGCGGCATCGACATCATCGTGCACAACGCGGGCATCACCAGGGACAAGCTGCTCGCCAATATGGACGAGGGCCGCTGGAACGCCGTACTCGGCGTGAATCTCGCCGCGCCGCACCGCATCACCGAGGGTTTGGTGGCGCGCGGTGCGCTGAAGGAGGGCGGCCGGGTGATCGACGTATCCTCCATCGCGGGCATCGCGGGCAACCGTGGCCAGACCAACTACGGCACGTCCAAGGCCGGCGTCATCGGCATGGTGAACGCCGAGGCGCCGAAGCTGGCCGAAAAGGGTGTCACCATCAACGCCGTCGCCCCCGGCTTCATCGAAACCGCGATGACCGCGGCCATCCCGCTCGGCACCCGTGAGGCGGGCCGCCTGCTCAGCTCGCTGTACCAGGGCGGTCAGACCGTCGACGTGGCCGAGACCATCGCGTACTTCGCCAGCCCTGCCTCGAATGCGGTGAGCGGCAACGTGGTTCGCGTCTGCGGTCAGGCACTGATCGGAGCATGATGACCAAGACCATCACGCTCACCGAACCGCCGAAGAACAGCGGACTATTCGTCAAGGCCGCGCTCGGCGCGCTGCCGGTGCCGCTGCTCTCGGCGCGCAAATCCACCCTGCCCGACCGGGTCATCCGGCTCGACGGACTGAAGGTGGACCCGGATCACCTGGCCGCCTACTGCCACGCGACCGGGCTGCGGTTCGGCGACGCGCTGCCGCTGACCTTCCCGTTCATCCTCAGCTTCCCGCTGGCGATGCAGCTGGTCGTCGCGCGTGACTTCCCGTTCGCCGCGGTCGGCGCGGTGCACACGCAGAACCTGATCGAACGCAGCCGGGAGATCTCGGTCAGCGAACCGCTGGACTTCCGCACGCACATCGAGAACCTCCGGGAGCATCCGAAGGGCCTACTGGTCGACGCCATCACCTCGGTAAGCGTTGGGCGCGAACAGGTTTGGCGTCAGGTCACCACCTTCCTGCACCAGCAGCGCACCTCGCTGTCGGATCAGCCGAAGGAGGAGCCGAAGCCGGAGGAGACGCCGCCACCGCCGATGCGAACCATCCGGGTGGACCAGAAGATGATCACCCGGTACGCCGCGGCCTCCGGCGACCACAACCCGATCCACACCTCGGCCATCGGCGCCAAGGCATTCGGCTTCCCGAAGGCCATCGCGCACGGAATGTGGTCCGCGGCCAATATTCTCGCGAACATCGAGGGCCGGATACCGGAAAAGGCAACGTACGCGGTCAAATTCGGCAAGCCGATCCTGCTGCCCTCCACCGTGAACGTCTACGCGGATCAGGTCGAAGGCGGCTGGGACCTGGCCCTGCGCAACCCGAAGAAGGGTTACCCCCACCTCACCGCGACACTGCGCTGAGTTTCGAATACGAAGGGCCGCAGCTTGATAAGGCTGCGGCCCTTCGCGCAAACCTGCCGATCCCTCCGAACCCGGCTGGATCAGCAGCTACAGTCGCAGCCGCAGCAGTCGCAATCACAGCAGTCACAGCCGCTGCAGCAACTGCAGCAGTCGCAATCACAGCAGTCGTCGCACTCGCAGCGTTTCATCCAAGCCTTTTTGTGCTCGCCACTGCATGGGCGACGATGGTCGGCGCAGCATGCGTAACCGGTGCAGTACTGGCCGAGGAGCAGGCCGATTCCCTCCAGTAGACCCGGCGGCTGGATCGGTGCGGCCACTGGCAGGTCGGGATCGGCGGTGGGCCAAACCGGCTGCTGCCCAGGGAAATTCGGCTGCTGGCCGGGAAATGTCGGCTGCTGATCGGGAGACCACGGCTGCTGCCCAGGCCCCGGCTGTGGACCAGTCCCGACCGGCTGCTGTTCAGGGGAACCCGGCCGCGAATCAGGCCGGACTGGCCGCTGACCGGGAAAACCCAGCTGCTGAATGCGGCTACTCGACTGCCGCGCAGGAAGACTCAGCTGCTGCTCGAAAGAGTCTGGCTTACGATCCGACCAAAACGGTTGCTGCCCAGGCGAATTCGGACTATCTCCCGGCTGATCTCGATGATGGGCGGTACCGCACGCGTGGGTGGAGACCGCGCCGATGCCGCGGCCCAGTCGGTGCACTACCGCGCGCAGCGGATCGAGCAACATCCAGCGAACAGTCGGAACATGCTGCAGTCCCGCGGCGGCGATGGAGCTGCGTAAGCTCGAATTCGATTGCCGCAGAAGGTCGTGCGCCTCGGGTATGGCGGTGCCGGTCGCGGCCAGCGGGTTGAAGCGGCCGCGGGCGAGGTCGGCGTCATAGTCCTCGACCGCGTCGGCCAGATGTGCGATGCGACCGAAGTGGCGGCCCGCTTCGCGCAGCGCATCCACATTCTCCGGTCGCCGCGCCAGCACCGCGGTGTGCGCGAATAACTCCGCCGCGCACAACTGGGTCGGTGCGGTGAGTTCGTCCAGCGTCGGGATGCCGGACCGGCCGTCGCCGAGGTCGGCGATCCGATCGCGGCGCGACGGAACGTCGGCCCGGGTGCCGTCCGAAGTCGCATCGCCGTCGGACCAGGGCAGGTCGGCGTGGGTCTGCCGCTCGAGTACGCCGATCGCGCCCGATACGGAAGCGCTTCGAGCGCGCATCGCGCGCTGCTCCAGGTGGTATTGCGAATTTATCGCCGCGATAAGCGGTTTCACGTCCAGGTCGATCAGCGCGGCCTGCGCTCGCGCACGCTCGGCCCAGCGGTTCGATATCCGGGTCATCGGCCGCCCGGTCAGCCGCGAGGTGTCGCCGTCGTCGACGTGGTCGCGAATCTTGGCCGCCCCCAACAGCAGTGACGCGGTGGCCGCGAGCATGACACCCGGCGAACCCGGGGTGGCGACGCTGGCGCGCTGCATACCGCGCAGCGCACAGCGTCCCGCCTGCGTGCGCGACACCGGTTCCCGCAGCTGCGCCTCGGTGAGCACGCTCAACAGGATCGCGTCGGTATTGGTTGCGGCCCTGAAGGATTGACCGTGCCCGTCGCGCAGCCCGAGACACAGTCCGCACAGATGGGCGCGCCACTGCGCCGCGTCGATTCCGTATTTCGCCGC
This region includes:
- a CDS encoding DUF5685 family protein, coding for MLRPCAHGAAKYGIDAAQWRAHLCGLCLGLRDGHGQSFRAATNTDAILLSVLTEAQLREPVSRTQAGRCALRGMQRASVATPGSPGVMLAATASLLLGAAKIRDHVDDGDTSRLTGRPMTRISNRWAERARAQAALIDLDVKPLIAAINSQYHLEQRAMRARSASVSGAIGVLERQTHADLPWSDGDATSDGTRADVPSRRDRIADLGDGRSGIPTLDELTAPTQLCAAELFAHTAVLARRPENVDALREAGRHFGRIAHLADAVEDYDADLARGRFNPLAATGTAIPEAHDLLRQSNSSLRSSIAAAGLQHVPTVRWMLLDPLRAVVHRLGRGIGAVSTHACGTAHHRDQPGDSPNSPGQQPFWSDRKPDSFEQQLSLPARQSSSRIQQLGFPGQRPVRPDSRPGSPEQQPVGTGPQPGPGQQPWSPDQQPTFPGQQPNFPGQQPVWPTADPDLPVAAPIQPPGLLEGIGLLLGQYCTGYACCADHRRPCSGEHKKAWMKRCECDDCCDCDCCSCCSGCDCCDCDCCGCDCSC
- a CDS encoding MaoC family dehydratase, whose product is MTKTITLTEPPKNSGLFVKAALGALPVPLLSARKSTLPDRVIRLDGLKVDPDHLAAYCHATGLRFGDALPLTFPFILSFPLAMQLVVARDFPFAAVGAVHTQNLIERSREISVSEPLDFRTHIENLREHPKGLLVDAITSVSVGREQVWRQVTTFLHQQRTSLSDQPKEEPKPEETPPPPMRTIRVDQKMITRYAAASGDHNPIHTSAIGAKAFGFPKAIAHGMWSAANILANIEGRIPEKATYAVKFGKPILLPSTVNVYADQVEGGWDLALRNPKKGYPHLTATLR